The Styela clava chromosome 13, kaStyClav1.hap1.2, whole genome shotgun sequence genome has a window encoding:
- the LOC120332253 gene encoding uncharacterized protein LOC120332253 has protein sequence MKKGGDTAKSAETCVSKIVNGKLVQVGDCKKNDESDIVRLIKKSRDEKKKAEIKCDVKYDSKCFRIVVYGTLNVTFNDSESICKSMNIGEPANIYNLTHLQLLLTHLRPLIPAGWTWIGIWTGMVYKNNQLLLSSGGSITLATEVWYPDFPDPDASYTNVGVAVFKDPTYQGIFNETPTFSIHGVICEI, from the exons ATGAAGAAGGGCGGCGACACAGCCAAGAGCG CTGAAACCTGCGTTTCCAAGATCGTGAATGGGAAACTCGTCCAAGTTGGAGATTGCAAG aaaaaCGATGAGTCTG ATATCGTCAGATTGATCAAGAAAAGTCGcgatgaaaagaaaaaagctgAAA TTAAATGCGACGTCAAATACGATTCGAAATGCTTCCGAATAGTTGTGTATGGCACATTGAACGTCACCTTCAACGATTCTGAATCTATTTGCAAATCAATGAACATCGGGGAACCCGCGAATATTTACAACCTCACTCATCTCCAGCTGTTGCTCACTCATCTGCGTCCACTGATACCTGCTGGTTGGACATGGATTGGCATCTGGACTGGGATGGTGTATAAG AACAATCAGCTTTTGCTGTCAAGTGGAGGAAGTATCACACTCGCAACAGAAGTGTGGTATCCTGATTTTCCGGATCCCGATGCATCGTACACAAATGTCGGTGTTGCTGTCTTTAAAGATCCAACATATCAGGGAATATTCAATGAAACACCAACTTTTTCAATCCACGGTGTcatctgtgaaatataa